Sequence from the Panicum virgatum strain AP13 chromosome 5N, P.virgatum_v5, whole genome shotgun sequence genome:
acaacgACACGGTCGACAAACATTTCATCTCGAAGCTAATAAAGAGCTTTGCTTCgtctaaaagaaaaaaacttaATTAACGATGAGAGCAAATTGATCGAGACGACGACGACCCCGGCTGGAGTACGCTGTACGCCTCGCGGTCCGGCCCATCCATCTGATAACAACAGAGGCGTTAGGTGCCGGTGCAGCGCACGCAGCTGTGTTCGCCGTGCCCCCTGTTCTTGTTCCTGCTCCGATCCAGTATTCCAGTCAGCGCACGCGTGCATCGGAGAGGAAGGTCACGTCAGCTTCAgagccatggaggaggaagcgTGCTGCGTGCGTGTGCACGAGCACCGCAAGACATCGCTAGTAGTGCGGCGGTCGATCGGCCGCGGGCCCCGTCGCCGTTCGATCGCCGCGCTCGCGTTGACCGGAGAGGTCAGCCAGCGGGTGACGTGGCACGTGTTTTGTTACCCGATATAGGATGTGTTTGTTTCCGCTTATGCAACATGTTTAAGCCAAAAACGCAGAATACACTCGCCAAACGGCCGGCGTTCAACGCGCGTTCGAGAACCACGCATCGCAGAATAAGCCATAGTTTCTACGTGCGGCCGTATAATCATGAGAAGCGGGTTTCGAGCCGCGTTTTGCTTATACGCAGCGCGCTTACGCTGGCTACGGTCCCAAACAAGATCATAAGGCAACATCACGTACGTCCTTCTCCGAAATTTCGCAGCGCTAGGAATTGTTGATTGTTTTTGCAGAAAATAGGATTGGTCATCGTACTTATACCATGTTAATTGTAAGGTATAGTCATTTTCACGTTGTTTGTTTCTCTAACATCTCATACTTTCTCGGTTGTCGTACACGTGATCGTGATGTGAGGATGTTTCAACAATCTTCTAAGTGCTGCCTGGGAAGATCCGCAGAGTAGTTCTCATGTACTCCTATTCTATTGGCGGTATGGTCACTCGTACCGCTAATGATACTAGGGGATTGACGATTCAGCTCCACTATTTTATTGCACacattttttctttctcatGGGCATTTGCACTCGTGAATATTATACACGAGTAGATGGGACCTCTGTGCTATCCGGGAccaatatatatattatgtatgtagCCGGACACATCCAAAATTATAAAACTGTGAGGATACGGCGTGCAAAAGGAGGTATGCACATGTATTTCTATAGGATTGTGCATATGTATGTTTCTTAAAGAAAATATCAGTCAACGGCGTAGCTAGGGTCAAATTTTACCTATGGCGGCCGGAAAATGCTCAACCAGGCAACCACCATGGTACAGCGCGGAACACATGCGTAAGGGGATGGGAAATGAGTAGGCTCTCGCCAGCAGCAGGTCTGGTGGCCGTCATGGCTCCACTGATATCAGTGATAATATAACACTTGCATGGAGTTCTACGAAACTTCAATGTTACAAACGCGGCTAGCATCTCTCCCGTGTGTTTCATGATATGTTTTTCTGATCATGGGGCGATCATTGTCTAATTGATGCTTTACATGATTGAATGGTCCTTTTTCTCTGAACTGATTCGCCATCCTGTCCCCACATATCATCATATAGAAATGATGGCACGCAGTTGGTAATCTCTTACCATAAACTAAGCAAAAGCCACCACAAAGGCGAAGAATTTAAAATAAGAAAAGCAAACCACTAGCACACCTTGATATACAAAACATTGAAAGAATCAACTTGATGAATGGGTTGCCTGCGCATTTGCTCTTTACCTTACACGGTTTTCAAGTAGAAAACAGGAAAGAATCGCAAATGAGTGATGGGTGCTCTTGCGGAGCAAAGCAGAGGCACCTTTTTTTGTGCCTTAGCAAATTTCCTCTGCCTTATTTCAGTATTCGGTTGGAATGGTGCCCTACTCGGTTTCCTTCATCCAATTGTATCTTTCTGACCTTTAACTTTCTGAATAATTATCTTTTACAGCTAGGAGGACAATTCTGCAACTTTATACCAGAAAAAGGTGGTTGGCAAATGGCcggtttctgttttttttaagcCTGGTACAGGAATAATAGAAAGGGGTTCTCAGCTAAAAAGGCAATAagacaatatttttttattagaaGGTGAATCAAAGAAATAGTTGAGGGAAATTTGATCGGCATGAAGCAAACTAGCGACAGTTGGTTCGTTTGTCATTTGCAAGTGatttaaaaattttaattagCATTTAATTCGAAAGTGCATTaaattatatattaattaaatcAATATTAAAATTAAATCTAAAAACATGTACCATGATAGACGTCACTGCTACTCACATTACTTAGGTTGATACGAACCTATTGCAACAGGAAGGGAGCTAAAACAATTAAGTGGTTGAGGATTAAACATACAGAAATGGGGTTTTAAATGTTATTAACTCTATACTTCATAGGTTAGTAGGAGGTTTTGCAAAGCACATTGAATAATGCTTGCgaattggaaaaaaaattcttgGATTAATTATGCAAAAAGTTAGGTTAGACTGGATCTCAAGATTCTGTATCTTTTATAGGGGTTGGCACGGTTGACCAACCTGTTTCCGTCAGCTAGCTTTTAGAgtaactagtctatcaacccatTCTCCCACACGGGCTAATTAAAATTAACATAAGAATGaggtcaataattataattatctatctcacgcccttttcatctattaaatattctaatacatatatttatcattatctagttataatagattttattttgcatcacacctccatatgcaTTCAATAcatgtttagttgaactatttttttgtgaattgatattcttatctcttccatcatacatgaatatatggtgacatatatcatgggtaatatttttataaataataataatagtaatagtatattaataataatataaatagtaatttagaattttatattgatgcactttaatatattactataattatataatttagattcagatttataagtaattaaacttgtaataataatgatataattggataatttatatgtaaatttagggaggtatttgtattatttttataatgacatatgTGGATAATTTTCACAAATATTAGGGGTTTACTTTAGAttgttttttataatggcaaaggtggataatttagatatatatttagggggttactttagtctattttcataatggcagatgtgggtaatttattagaaaagataacagatttgatggttattataattagagttgttggattgatagctgaatgtttctgatttttgtgagaatttataggattccTCGATTTtttcagagtgtccacctaggattctaggtaGCTTCATGTGGAAGCTCCagaggagcctccaattagctCCAGCTGCTCTGCGCCTTCTCCTCCCGCGGCAAGACCGCCAGGgcatcctcctcgtcctcgtcctccaaGGTGGTAAGATTGCTGACGGTTCACGTTTCGCCTTGTGTTCACTTTGATTCCCTCATCGTTGTAGAGTGGTTTAGAAACATAGGCAGAAGCATGGATGGTTAGTCGTGGATTAATTTGAACTCTAGAAGCTATTTTGCTTTGTCGACAAATAAGGTTCTTCTGAATTTGCTTCGAATAACTTTGTTACGGGGTATCATGGGAATGGGAATTTTTGGAGTAGTCAGAAATCACGGGAGCTCATGCACGTTTGGTTAGAGTGGTGGTGCCTTTGACCTGTAAATTACCATACCCCTACTTCCACAGAGCAGCTTTGTTGCAGGATAGCCGACCAAATCTGGTACAACTTCGAGCTGATGTAGATTGCTTTGAATCTTTGATTATATTTGTTGGTATTGACTTGTAAAATTACTGAACTCCTACTGCCAGAACGTCACTGATATATGATAGTACTGTAAAACTGGTAAAATTCTGACCCAAtgtggtttggttttgagaAGTTTCTGTATTCTTCAATATGTGATCTGTTAATTAGCGATAGCACTTAAGACTGGAGCTTTGAAAGCATGGTTATTAGCATCTGTTACCTAGCAATGCGACTTTTTGTCAATTTTGAGGTATAGTTACGATAGTTCGACTATATTCAAACCACTTGACGAATGAGTTCTATGACAAAAAGTTTTGACATCAATTTTCTTGAGCAGTTTATTTTGAAGATCAAAATTATGCTACTCAGAAACTGAAACATGTAATTCTTCTCCGAAAGTGTAGAGGTTCACCGTTCCGCAAAAATTCTTCTTGCACTTTTACGTGGTGGGTGTGGTTGTGACGACAACCTTGCTACTTGCAATATGGTTTTATGCATACATGAAAATGACACCATTGGTGCCGGAGCCATCGAGTTACTCCACAATTGCTAGCCATCTTGTTGGAAGTTCCGATTCATTCTCTTTGTCAAGTTTCTGGTCATCACGCCCCAGGGAACATAAGTATCGTGTCTAGCGGACTGTTTTTGTACTTATATTGATGGAGATTCAGGTTCTGAgactgaaaggcccttgtttggttttggtaattgagtgacaacttaggtggactaataagtgtttatattgagatacacaggtgattagtccacacaaagacactagtatgagcaacatgtgccatggaggagaaatgactaAGTGTTGaagctatgctcatatagtgtgatgaaggaactcattgcatatgagacatgacatggagtcatgtgaccaaagtggagaagatcaagacaaggcttggcttgatggaccggttgtaatggtgaagggcaagtcaaggctttgaagcgagggaccgcgaggcggtgaaatTTGAGCAAGACTTGgcaccgatggaccgaggcgaCGGTGAAGaacgagcaaggtcaagatcgatggaccaaagaggtcatgtgatgatatggagtggatcatatcattcaaggaagatcaaaccaagtgttgactcatgatgatgatcaaaaggcttgatggagattggtgcttgtgtggcatcaatatttgggaagatgaaatagaatgcgcaaggcaaatgtatgacttgtagggcatttcatttcaccggtcaaaggttgtgtagagaagtacatgaccggatttaggatagatggcggtactatcaagaggggtaaacttgtttgtatatcggtcatctagtgccacttgagcgatctaacattgcgatgtttctaggatcgagtggcatgGTGAGATCAAATGAAAATCCTTtaaaaatgattgtgaaaatgctaacacacatacacatggtgttgttcacttggtattgttggcacatttgcaaaggagaaagtgtttgagttgatgttgatcaacttggggaagcaagaaatGTTTTTCTGCGTTTTCCGGAAACTAGTTGGATCTTAGAgtgaaatactgctttgatccattgtgttttggatcaaatattcagttgggttgtgtagtcctctgaataagctttccatagagtctaagatcacctaatttggacatcggagctaagagttatgaccgttttaccgAGGTTGGTTTCTGTTAGAAATGTACCTGCGGACGATCCGCTCttggggggcggacggtccgccgttgtctcgtttgagctcgaacagaactgATTTTGGCTCTGTATGGGATGTccaaatgaactgcggaccgtccgccatttgtgaggcggaccgtccgcccgggCTGTAACGGTCAACTCCGAGAAGCATTTATTGAGAATATAACCGTTGGATTtgaaatggcggaccgtccgggtcTTGTGGGGTGGACTGTCCGCGAAACCTTTGTTTTCACGATATTTGAgtttaacggctagtttggggcttccctctataaatagatgTTGTGTCCGGCCATTTGAGAggttgagcaccttggggactttggtgtccttgtgtgagagtgcttgataGCCCTCCAACTCACTTGTGTTTAAAGCAAATCATATCCGCTAAGTGAGAGGGCGATTCTAGTGCGCTGCTTTAAGAGATTGCAAGGgattggcactaggtgatcgagttgcaagccggtggtgcttgttactcttggaggttgtcACCTTCTAGACGGCTTGATGATGTGTCTCCGTTGTGAAGCCCGTAAGAAGATTGTACGGTGCTCCGAAGAagtgattgtgaggggtattgtgctcaccccgcgggagccgcgaagagcaactctagttgagcgagacgcgaagagcaacaagtggtccggctgggtcatgtgctagagctcggtgtgagcactccacgtgggagagtgtgacttgagagttaccagtagcaagaggatcggcggcaaccttggagcttgtctcaacggggactaGCTTGGTGGAAACCAAGTGAAcatcgggataaaaatcaccgtgtcaactttgtctactcttctcggtggtttgcattctccaaatcgcAAGTCTTatatttacattcatatatatcttgtgcttgtgtagttgctctttTAATTAGTTAGCTTGCTAGTTTCCCTCCTTGCTTGTGTGGCATAGAAGTAGCACTGTTGCGTGACTAATTGGCTTGAGTAGCATTGTTAGTCACTTTGCTTAGTTTGTGTAGCTAAGTAATTTTGAGCTCTCTAGTTTGGCTTGTGTAGCCTTAGTTTTAAGAACTACTAGTTGTGCGTAGACTTTGTGCGCTTTGCATACTAGTATGAGTAGGAGCTCTCTCTTTGTTGCTTGAGTACTAGTGCATAGGTTTGTGTGACCTTGCaaattagaattgtgtaggtgaGCTCTACCTAGCTCGGCACCTTAGTTGCTCAATTAGGATCACTTTTATAAGGTGCAAGTTATAGatagaggggtgtagtcttggctagatcgATTAGTTTAATTCCGCACttgtttcggttagccggcaacGTTttaagttttagaaaggactattcacccttgtagtccaccatctcgaccctacagagACGCCTGTATGAGACTGAACATGTGTTCCACTACAGCCCATCGGCTCGGATGCACATCATGGGATATCTGACAGGTCTTTTGTAAGTTTCATCATGCCTTTTTGTTTGATTTTCTCCATTTTCTTGATTTATATCACGTATGGCATATGTGGATAATTTTCACAAATAGTAGGTGGTTACTTTAGAttgtttttttataatggcagagatgggtaatttagacacatgtttagggggttacttaagtctattttcataatgacagaggtgggtaatttattaagaAATATAACATatccgatggttattataattagagttgttggattgatggctggatgtttctgatttttgtgagaatttataaaatttctatatttttcagagtgtccacctaggatcctaggtggcttcatgttAAAGCTCCAGAGGAGTCTCCATAGTAAGATTGTCTTGTGGTTTCTATCACTAAAAACATACTCCCTCCACCCACAAATATAAGCACTTTAGGATATCAACACCAATATGCTACTTTGACTAATtctatttataaaataaatcgtgTTGAATGGAAAGAATTACGTAAAGAATctaataaaattattttttggtTCTCAATCTTGAAAAGTCGGACTTAGGATGAACTGAAAATGTTATATTATTTTCAAagagttcacaaacttaaaaCACCTATCAGATCGACTTTGGTTTACAAGATGTGTCAGAGTTATGGTGATCTCTTTTTCTCGGCGAAGTGCTATCCAAAAGGCATTCATTCAAGAGTCAAATTTCCGCACTTCATCATAGATTCGTAGAGACGCAGGGTTTGAATGGTTGGCTTCCAATTTTCATCGGACTAGAATCAAGACACACTAATAAAATTTTGGTATCAATTAATTTATATCTAAAAACtggctactccctccgtcccacaatATAAACATTCCTAACTATGTTTTTGGATGTCCAAATTCATAGTATCTCTAATGTATATGGACAAGTATTAGCTCTGGTACATAGAAGATGCTTTGAATCTAGTGAATAGCTAGAAATGTTTATATTCTGGGACGGAGGtattatttaaatatttatgacCAAATCATAGCAATTTAGTAGAATCTTCTTAAACTTTACAAGAGGAGGGAAAATTGGTTGCCATACGTATCAGGTTACTATAACTTTTTAAAACCTTACAAGAGTTGAAAAAATTGGTCGTCTTATTCGACACTAAATCAAAAGTACCAAAATTTCTTGCCAATAATTTGGCAATATTCATAATTTAGCATGCCTATAATTTGACTTGCCATGATTTTAGCTTGACAAAACTTGGTGTCTAACCACTCAGTCAGCCTCCTACAGCCTACCCAGCGAAAGGATAACAGAACAGCGCATATTCGAAAAGAGCAACCAACCAATCATGAGGTGGAGCGTACGATGAGGAGTCGATGAGTAATCCAAACccttctcatcatcattccaaCAACACATCGTGGAGAGGGACCGTCCGATGGCCACGCGACGGCCCGGATGCCCCGAGCGGCACCCATGCCGTgtgcttggtggcaagagaggGCACAGTACTTGGTAATAGTAGTAGCGCCATGTGCTGTGCGGCCAAGGGCAGAAAGAATATAGAGTACTCAAGAATATATGGGATCGGTAGTGGGGCGACCCTATATAAAAGCCGCACCACCCTCTTCCTCCGCTAGTCCCTGCGCTGTGCCACTCTCCGCGGCCTTGAGCGCTTCTCCGTCGCTGCTTGCTAGCAGGACCAAcgccttttctctttcttcatcacagcctctccctctctctctctcctttccgTAGCCATTTGCCGCTGTTCACCTGTTCTTGCCAGTTACCGCTTTTTTGAGCTACCAGCAACAGTGTTGAGCTCAGTTATTACAGTTACTGTCATCGGCTCGCAGC
This genomic interval carries:
- the LOC120674466 gene encoding polyprenol reductase 1-like, whose translation is MALIQAKAFTGALVGGSGGGALAASFFPLGHHYRAPCPEAWVLGLLCAFSSRGKTARASSSSSSSKVRFTVPQKFFLHFYVVGVVVTTTLLLAIWFYAYMKMTPLVPEPSSYSTIASHLVGSSDSFSLSSFWSSRPREHKYRVYISTISTLQRRLYETEHVFHYSPSARMHIMGYLTGLL